From a region of the Pontixanthobacter gangjinensis genome:
- a CDS encoding metallophosphoesterase family protein: protein MFEPFRKIFSSKPARKSASVPDGERAYVIGDVHGCLDLLDALVRAIEEDDKAAAKADTTVIFLGDLIDRGPQSAGVIKLARLWQEYRTIRFLLGNHEEMFLDSFKDTDILRHFLKHGGRETILSYGVSNQDFNKASTKELQAMMKDLVPKNDRKFLKGFEDMVEMGDYMFVHAGINPKKAMEEQKARELRWIREPFLNHKEHHSHIVVHGHTITEDIEEKKNRIGIDTGAYRHGVLTALVLEGDTRRYIQAVTKKKGGIKIVKRDEAS from the coding sequence ATGTTCGAACCGTTCCGCAAAATCTTCAGCAGCAAACCAGCGCGAAAAAGTGCGAGCGTGCCGGATGGCGAGCGCGCTTACGTAATCGGGGACGTGCACGGCTGCTTGGATCTGCTCGACGCATTGGTTCGGGCTATTGAGGAAGACGATAAAGCGGCGGCCAAGGCTGACACGACAGTTATTTTCTTGGGTGACCTGATTGATCGCGGCCCGCAAAGTGCCGGTGTGATCAAGCTAGCTAGGTTATGGCAAGAATATCGAACCATCCGTTTCCTGCTCGGCAATCACGAGGAGATGTTCCTCGATTCATTCAAAGATACCGACATCCTGCGACATTTCCTCAAACATGGCGGGCGCGAAACCATTTTGAGTTACGGCGTAAGCAATCAGGATTTTAACAAGGCCTCTACCAAAGAACTTCAGGCCATGATGAAAGACCTTGTGCCCAAAAATGACCGGAAGTTCCTCAAGGGCTTCGAAGATATGGTCGAAATGGGTGATTATATGTTCGTCCATGCTGGGATAAATCCGAAGAAGGCGATGGAAGAGCAAAAGGCCCGCGAATTGCGGTGGATTCGCGAGCCATTCCTGAACCACAAAGAACACCATTCGCATATCGTGGTTCATGGTCACACGATCACCGAAGACATCGAAGAGAAAAAGAACCGGATTGGCATCGACACAGGTGCTTATCGCCACGGAGTGTTGACCGCATTGGTGCTGGAAGGCGATACACGCCGGTATATTCAGGCCGTCACCAAGAAAAAAGGCGGTATCAAGATCGTAAAGAGGGACGAAGCATCATGA